Within Nodosilinea sp. FACHB-141, the genomic segment TGCAATCAACGATGCCATCATCACCGGGTTAGGCTGGCTCGATGCCTCTAGCCCAGGGGCTCTAGAGCAAGTGCGGTCCGAAACCTTGGCCCAATGGGCGGTCAACCAATACCCCCAGCGGCAGTATCCGGCGATGATGGTGGGCTCCTCTAACGGAGCGGTCTCTCATCTGTGTGCGGCCCTGGGCATTCCCTGGCTGCCCCAAACCCTGCTGGTTTGTGCTCGCCACTCAAGCGACAAAGATGACCCCAAGCAGGCCTTAACCTGGGCCAAAGACCGAGTGCAGCGTTTGCTAGCGGCGAATCCCGACCTGGCGGCCTACCAAATGCACGACCCCAACCAGGACCGGTTGAAGGTGGGACAGGTGGCCTATTTTCGGCTCAAGCGCAGGCGGCTGGGGGCCGCCTATCGGCAGTTTTTGCAGCAAAACTTGATGCCAGGGGGCACCCTGTTTTTGGTGGAATGTCAGTACAAGTGGCCGGCCACCCAGGTCAGCGATCGCCATTTCTTTCAGGTGGGCGGCAAGGGCGGCATCCATCGCGCAGAATATGTCGAGGGTAGCCCTCGGGTAGCAGAATTTCTTAAGCAGCAGGGGTCTGAGCATAGCCACTGGCACAGCCCCCCCTCTGACGGCGACTGGCCCGAGGCAGAATGGGGCTTTGAGCCGGCTCTGCGCGAAGATGCGATCGCCTTTGCCGAGGAGAACGGCTTCAAGGTACAGCGGATTATGTTTGACGATCCCCAATCCCTCAGTCCGTTGGTGGCCGACCTGCATCGCTGGTGGTACGACCAGCTGGGTGTGCCCAGCGATCGCCTGCTGGCCGAGTCGTTTGTCTACCTGCACCCCTGGCTATGTATGCGCCTGGGTCTGGTGCCCTACTGGACGGTGTTTAACGACCAAACTTCCCTGGGGTTGCTCAAGGACTATTTGCAAACCACCGAACCCTACAACGATATCTATCTCACCCTGTTTTCCAATGGCATCAACTCGCTGGGGATTGCTCCGATTGAGCAGTGGCGATCGGAAATTTTGTCTCAGGCCCACCGCCGAGGCGAGTTTTTGGGCGTCAAAGAGCAGCGCTTTCCGCGAGACAATGCCTCGATCATTCAGCACTACCTAGACCTGAAGCAGATGCCAGGGCAATTCCCCATACCTGAGCCGCTAACCCTGCACCAGCTTGGAGAATTTTTGGAGCAACGAGGCGATCGCTATGCCGTAGATTGGTTGAGCTAGCCCTTCGCCGCATCGCTTAGGGCGCAGTGAAAATCACTGTGGCTTGTTACCCAACTCGCCCCATCAGGCGTTGGTTATTCTAGGTGCCCTACACCGGGTGGAAGAAAAATGAGGCTCCGAGAATGGCGAAGGTGGAGAGCAGCAGCACTCCTTCCAGCCAGTTCGATTTGCCATCCTGGCTGATTAGGTTGACGACGGCGACGGCGATGACAACGGCGATCGCCTCAAAGGGGCCAAAGTTCAAATCCATAGGCTGGCCAATAAAGTAGCCGATGATCACCAAAACGGGGGCTACCAGCAGTGCCACCAGCAGGCTCGACCCCATGGCGATCGACACCGACAGATCCATGTTGTTCTTCACCGCCATCCGCACAGCGGTGACATATTCTGCCGCACCGCCCACCAGAGGCAGCAAAATCACTCCAGTAAACAGGTCGGTCAGCCCGAGGCTATTGGCAGTTTCTTCCACCGCTCCCACAAAAATTTCCGACTCAACGGCCACGCCAATCGTAGCGGCCAGCAGCACGCCAATCCAGAGCACTAGATTAGGCTTCTCAGCCTCGCCGTGCCCACCCTCACCGTGAGCGCCCTCTTGGTCGCTTACGCCCACGTCGTAGAGGTAGCTATGAGTCTTCAGAGAAAACAGCAGCGTTAGCCCATAGACCACAATCATCACCACCGCCACGGTCAGCGACAGGCGGCTAATGGCAGTCGGCTCCACAATATTTGAGGTGTTGATCACCATGGCCGGCAGCACGATCGCTGTCACCGCCAGGGCCATGGTGCTGCCGTTAATGCCCGCCACGT encodes:
- the cax gene encoding calcium/proton exchanger yields the protein MSIKNIVSLGLLLFIPISIAAERLEWGALTIFVLSALAIVPLAIWLSTATEELAVVTGPTIGGLINAVFGNATELIIALVALKAGLIDIVKASITGSILANLLLVLGLSMFFGGLRYKEQEFNQNVAGINGSTMALAVTAIVLPAMVINTSNIVEPTAISRLSLTVAVVMIVVYGLTLLFSLKTHSYLYDVGVSDQEGAHGEGGHGEAEKPNLVLWIGVLLAATIGVAVESEIFVGAVEETANSLGLTDLFTGVILLPLVGGAAEYVTAVRMAVKNNMDLSVSIAMGSSLLVALLVAPVLVIIGYFIGQPMDLNFGPFEAIAVVIAVAVVNLISQDGKSNWLEGVLLLSTFAILGASFFFHPV